A region of Catenibacterium mitsuokai DNA encodes the following proteins:
- a CDS encoding ADP-ribosylglycohydrolase family protein — translation MYGAILGDIIGSPFEFDRGDKTKDFKLFSRRSHFTDDSVMTLAVCEALLKVGQDATVKEIEDAVITSMQSWGRRYPHAGYGGYFRRWLTACHPEPYNSFGNGSAMRVSAAGWLYDSLEKTRVVAKATANVTHNHPEGIKGAEATASAIFMARNGSSKEEIKKYIENKFHYDLNRTLDEIRPSFHMDETCQKTVPEAIIAFLEARDFEDAIRNAVSLGGDTDTLGAITGSIAEAYFGISETLISECRNRINKDMRDVVDTFYSLVRKDDSPNTNQMIEKAINQYYVHNDKEGMILFMNMMINAMNQGGEFIVPYITKNPFLSKEQINSISIGDTFALDHDVKLKMETVKDASGIEWLGVFTSTEEMHKGSSGNVQINQSILSILRLALDLEEINGIVINPFGKYMQISKAMILLLIGIYEEHEK, via the coding sequence ATGTATGGTGCAATTTTAGGAGATATTATTGGTAGTCCATTTGAATTTGATAGAGGAGATAAAACAAAGGATTTCAAATTATTTAGTAGAAGATCTCATTTTACAGATGATTCAGTCATGACTCTTGCTGTATGTGAGGCGTTACTTAAAGTAGGCCAGGATGCAACAGTCAAAGAAATTGAGGATGCTGTTATAACAAGTATGCAATCATGGGGAAGAAGATATCCTCATGCAGGATACGGAGGTTATTTTAGACGCTGGCTAACAGCCTGTCATCCCGAGCCCTATAATAGTTTTGGAAATGGTTCTGCAATGAGAGTATCAGCTGCAGGATGGCTTTATGATTCTCTTGAAAAAACAAGAGTTGTCGCAAAAGCAACTGCAAATGTAACTCATAATCATCCAGAAGGTATTAAGGGTGCAGAGGCGACTGCGAGTGCGATATTTATGGCAAGAAATGGTTCATCAAAAGAAGAAATCAAAAAGTATATTGAGAATAAATTTCATTATGATTTAAATAGAACACTTGATGAAATCCGTCCTAGCTTTCATATGGATGAAACTTGTCAAAAAACCGTCCCAGAAGCAATCATTGCTTTTCTTGAAGCAAGAGACTTTGAAGATGCAATAAGAAATGCAGTATCTCTAGGTGGAGATACGGATACACTTGGTGCTATTACAGGAAGTATTGCGGAAGCTTATTTTGGAATATCTGAAACATTAATATCTGAATGTAGAAATCGTATCAATAAAGATATGAGAGATGTTGTTGATACATTTTATAGTCTTGTTAGAAAAGATGATTCACCTAATACAAATCAGATGATTGAAAAAGCTATCAATCAATATTATGTTCATAATGATAAAGAAGGTATGATACTATTTATGAATATGATGATAAATGCAATGAATCAGGGTGGAGAATTTATTGTTCCTTATATTACTAAGAATCCATTCTTATCAAAAGAACAAATCAATAGTATAAGCATTGGTGACACATTTGCTCTTGATCATGATGTCAAACTTAAAATGGAAACAGTCAAAGATGCAAGTGGTATAGAGTGGCTAGGTGTATTTACTTCAACAGAAGAGATGCATAAAGGGTCTAGTGGCAATGTTCAGATCAATCAATCCATCCTATCAATTCTAAGATTAGCACTTGACTTAGAAGAGATAAATGGAATTGTCATCAATCCATTTGGAAAATATATGCAAATAAGTAAAGCTATGATACTACTATTGATTGGCATATATGAAGAACATGAAAAATAA
- the nadA gene encoding quinolinate synthase NadA, with protein MDMMNRIKQLKEEKNAVILAHYYVDADVQEAADFIGDSFYLAKKAAETDADKIVFAGVEFMGESAKILNPNKHVYMPDAHADCPMAHMVTIENIKKMREKYDDLAVVCYINSTAEIKTYSDVCVTSSNAVKIVNKLSNKNIFFIPDQNLGSYVATQVKDKNIILNSGFCPRHHIMTKKDVLNAKKEHPNALVAVHPECKPEVLGEADYIGSTSGIIDYIVGNDAKEFIVGTVDGVYATILKQAPDKKLYNVVRTQVCPNMKLNSLEKIVHVLETGENEVFLEEEFMNKAKAPLERMLELAK; from the coding sequence ATGGATATGATGAATAGAATCAAGCAGCTTAAAGAAGAGAAGAATGCTGTTATATTAGCTCACTACTATGTGGATGCAGATGTACAGGAAGCGGCTGATTTCATTGGGGATTCATTCTATCTTGCAAAAAAAGCAGCAGAAACAGACGCTGATAAGATTGTCTTTGCAGGTGTAGAATTCATGGGTGAAAGTGCGAAGATACTTAACCCTAATAAGCATGTATATATGCCAGATGCACATGCTGATTGTCCTATGGCTCATATGGTGACTATAGAAAATATTAAAAAAATGAGAGAAAAGTATGATGATTTAGCTGTTGTTTGCTATATCAACTCTACTGCAGAAATAAAAACTTATAGTGATGTATGTGTTACTAGTTCAAATGCAGTAAAGATTGTTAATAAGTTATCTAACAAGAATATTTTCTTTATACCTGATCAGAACTTAGGAAGCTATGTAGCAACTCAGGTTAAAGATAAGAATATTATCTTAAATAGTGGTTTCTGTCCAAGACACCATATTATGACTAAAAAAGATGTATTAAATGCCAAGAAAGAACATCCTAACGCTTTAGTAGCTGTTCACCCAGAATGTAAACCTGAAGTATTAGGAGAAGCTGATTATATTGGTAGTACATCAGGTATTATTGATTATATTGTAGGTAATGATGCAAAGGAATTTATCGTTGGTACTGTAGATGGTGTTTATGCCACTATCTTAAAACAAGCACCTGATAAGAAGCTTTATAATGTAGTAAGAACTCAGGTATGTCCTAATATGAAACTCAATTCACTAGAAAAGATTGTACATGTATTAGAAACTGGAGAGAATGAAGTATTCTTAGAAGAAGAATTTATGAATAAAGCAAAAGCACCATTAGAAAGAATGCTTGAACTTGCTAAATAG
- a CDS encoding L-aspartate oxidase translates to MTKKTDVLIVGTGCSGLYCALKLPGNLNIHMITKSCVEESDSFLAQGGICMFKDESDYHAFFKDTLRAGHYENNPLSVELMIRSSRAVLDDLLSYGTDFARDEEGNLKYTKEGAHSTNRILYHEDITGKEITSKLYAEVKTRKNITIEEYVTLTDLLVKNGKCVGGRVRKGDEEHDIYANFVVLATGGIGGKYKNSTNYRHLTGDAIDLAKKYNIETEHLDYVQIHPTTFYSEDNERRFLISESVRGEGALLYDKNGNRFVNELLPRDVVSDAIKKQMEKDGTDYVLEDLRPIGEKELKEHFPNIVQYCLDKGYDVTKECIPVVPAQHYFMGGVKVNENSKTSMENLYAVGETACNGVHGKNRLASNSLLESLVFAKRAAKDMTRKYEAPSMFDKTTLKLNVDPLILSALREDITSEDVSTCSVIRTAQLGEVELICKENGIIAGLQIFERTFKLLDEDVDVHFFAHDGDEVHKGELLAKVTGDMRTLLEGERTALNYLQRMSGIATYTRKVADFLKGTGIKLLDTRKTTPNNRIFEKYAVKVGGGSNHRYNLTDGVLLKDNHIGAAGSVTKAVQMARDYAPSVRKIEVEVETFDMVKEAVAAGADIIMLDNMSTELLKQSIDYIDKRAEIEISGNVTAENINRVKDMGVDFISSGALTHSAKILDLSLKNLHAINGRD, encoded by the coding sequence ATGACTAAAAAAACAGATGTTCTTATTGTAGGTACTGGATGTTCAGGATTATATTGTGCCCTTAAATTACCTGGGAACCTTAATATTCATATGATTACTAAGTCATGTGTAGAAGAAAGTGATAGCTTTCTTGCACAGGGTGGTATTTGTATGTTTAAGGATGAAAGTGATTATCATGCTTTCTTTAAAGATACACTAAGAGCTGGACATTATGAAAATAATCCTCTTTCTGTAGAATTAATGATCAGAAGTTCTCGTGCTGTACTTGATGATTTATTATCATATGGTACTGATTTTGCAAGAGATGAAGAAGGAAACCTTAAATATACAAAAGAAGGTGCTCATTCTACTAACAGAATTCTTTATCATGAAGATATTACGGGTAAAGAAATCACGAGTAAGCTTTATGCAGAAGTAAAAACAAGAAAGAATATCACTATTGAAGAATATGTAACTTTAACAGACCTTCTTGTAAAGAATGGTAAGTGCGTTGGTGGTAGAGTACGCAAAGGCGATGAAGAACATGATATCTATGCGAACTTTGTTGTACTTGCAACCGGTGGTATTGGTGGCAAGTATAAGAATTCCACTAACTACCGTCATTTAACAGGTGATGCCATTGATCTTGCTAAGAAATACAATATTGAAACAGAACATTTGGATTATGTACAGATTCATCCAACAACTTTCTATAGTGAAGATAATGAAAGACGTTTCCTTATTTCCGAAAGTGTCAGAGGTGAAGGTGCATTATTATATGATAAGAATGGTAATCGTTTCGTTAATGAATTATTACCTAGAGATGTAGTTTCTGATGCAATTAAGAAACAGATGGAAAAAGATGGTACTGATTATGTTTTAGAAGATTTAAGACCTATTGGTGAAAAGGAACTAAAGGAACATTTCCCTAATATTGTTCAGTACTGCTTAGATAAAGGCTATGATGTAACTAAAGAATGTATTCCTGTTGTACCAGCCCAGCACTATTTCATGGGTGGTGTAAAAGTCAATGAAAACAGTAAAACATCTATGGAAAATCTCTATGCTGTTGGTGAAACAGCATGTAATGGTGTTCATGGAAAGAATAGACTTGCTAGTAACTCATTATTAGAAAGTTTAGTATTTGCTAAAAGAGCCGCAAAAGATATGACAAGAAAGTATGAGGCCCCAAGTATGTTTGATAAGACAACGTTAAAATTAAATGTAGACCCACTAATCCTTTCAGCTCTTCGTGAAGATATTACAAGTGAAGATGTATCTACATGCAGTGTTATAAGAACTGCACAGCTAGGTGAAGTAGAATTAATTTGTAAAGAAAATGGTATTATTGCTGGGCTTCAGATTTTTGAAAGAACATTCAAATTATTAGATGAAGATGTGGATGTACACTTCTTTGCTCATGATGGTGATGAAGTCCATAAAGGAGAATTACTCGCAAAAGTAACTGGTGATATGAGAACTCTTCTTGAAGGTGAAAGAACTGCATTAAACTACTTACAGAGAATGTCAGGTATTGCAACTTATACACGTAAGGTTGCAGATTTTCTTAAGGGTACAGGTATTAAGCTACTTGATACAAGAAAGACAACTCCAAATAACAGAATCTTTGAAAAATATGCTGTTAAAGTAGGTGGAGGAAGCAACCACAGATATAACTTAACAGACGGTGTTTTATTAAAAGATAACCACATTGGTGCAGCAGGAAGCGTGACTAAGGCTGTACAGATGGCAAGAGATTATGCGCCATCAGTAAGAAAGATTGAAGTTGAAGTAGAAACTTTTGATATGGTGAAAGAAGCTGTTGCAGCGGGTGCTGATATTATCATGCTTGATAATATGAGTACTGAATTATTAAAACAGTCTATTGATTACATTGATAAACGTGCTGAAATCGAAATTTCTGGTAATGTTACTGCAGAAAACATCAATAGAGTAAAAGATATGGGTGTAGATTTCATTTCAAGTGGTGCATTAACACACTCTGCAAAGATTTTAGATCTATCATTAAAGAACCTTCATGCAATTAATGGGAGAGACTAA
- a CDS encoding transcription repressor NadR — protein MTGKERRDYILTELMENDTPISASNFAKRLQVSRQVIVNDVALLRANNHVIEATNKGYIIRHSAMVERVLKMQHTDADIENELNTIVDLGGYVKDIFVYHKAYHIVRAPLNIASRLDVKKYLDNLKCGKSISLMAVTSGYHYHTICAETDERLDEIQDALSKLGYLAKLQEYEPVEF, from the coding sequence ATGACTGGTAAAGAAAGAAGGGACTACATCCTTACAGAACTGATGGAAAATGATACACCGATTTCTGCTTCTAATTTTGCAAAACGTCTTCAGGTTTCACGTCAGGTTATTGTGAATGATGTCGCACTTCTTCGTGCTAATAATCATGTTATAGAAGCAACCAATAAAGGATATATCATACGTCATTCTGCTATGGTGGAAAGAGTCCTCAAAATGCAGCATACTGATGCAGATATAGAAAATGAGCTCAATACAATCGTGGATCTAGGTGGTTATGTCAAAGATATCTTTGTTTATCATAAGGCCTATCATATTGTACGTGCACCTCTTAATATCGCATCACGTTTAGATGTAAAGAAATATCTTGATAATTTAAAATGTGGGAAATCTATCTCTTTAATGGCAGTGACAAGTGGATATCATTATCATACAATCTGTGCTGAAACAGATGAAAGACTTGATGAAATTCAAGATGCATTGTCAAAACTTGGATATCTTGCAAAACTTCAGGAATATGAACCTGTTGAATTCTAA
- a CDS encoding metallophosphoesterase family protein, with the protein MIYVTGDIHGNQFKWLEQIDPVLKEGDIIIVCGDFGIGFFQQKYSSEESFYDFISVQPYTVLFVDGNHENFNMLNSYPVEVWKGGYVHKLRHNLIHLMRGEIYIIEGKTFFTFGGGYSIDQPFRKENVSWWPAEMPNTKEYENGLQHLSNIDYVDYIITHTAPDETVYFLSTIKQFHIKGDVYQEMPLTTYLNDIQKNTNYTHWYFGHFHVDKELWRNQTAVFNTLYELESHQIIRQWNTYEE; encoded by the coding sequence ATGATTTATGTAACGGGCGATATACATGGCAATCAATTTAAATGGCTTGAACAGATAGATCCTGTATTAAAGGAAGGGGATATTATTATTGTATGTGGAGATTTTGGAATAGGTTTTTTTCAGCAGAAATATTCTTCAGAAGAATCATTTTATGATTTTATAAGTGTTCAGCCCTATACTGTTTTATTTGTTGATGGCAATCATGAGAACTTTAATATGCTTAATAGTTATCCCGTGGAAGTATGGAAGGGGGGATATGTTCATAAACTACGTCATAATCTCATTCATTTGATGCGTGGAGAAATCTATATAATAGAAGGAAAAACATTCTTCACTTTTGGTGGTGGTTATTCTATTGATCAGCCATTTCGTAAAGAAAATGTTTCATGGTGGCCTGCTGAAATGCCCAATACAAAAGAGTATGAGAATGGATTACAACATTTAAGTAATATAGATTATGTGGATTATATTATTACACATACAGCACCGGATGAAACGGTTTATTTTCTATCAACTATTAAACAATTTCATATAAAAGGTGATGTTTATCAAGAAATGCCTTTGACTACTTATTTGAATGATATTCAGAAAAATACAAACTACACCCATTGGTATTTTGGTCATTTTCATGTAGATAAGGAATTGTGGAGAAACCAGACAGCTGTCTTTAATACACTCTATGAGTTAGAATCACATCAAATCATAAGACAATGGAACACATATGAAGAATAA
- the trhA gene encoding PAQR family membrane homeostasis protein TrhA yields the protein MKRTKLDDRELPEYTRGEEIFNMVTHIVGAAFGVAALVLCIIFSCLHHNGYGLASGIVYGVSMIVLYTMSSIYHGLSPKLKAKKVFQIMDHCSIFVLIAGTYTPVLLCSVRLADPFWAWILFGIVWAVTILGIALNAYDINKFAKFSMACYLILGWCIVFKFNLLPETVGMNGIYLLVAGGVAYTIGTIFYGLQEKIHYMHCIWHLWILLGSVLHFLCIILYCM from the coding sequence ATGAAACGTACAAAGTTAGATGACCGTGAATTACCTGAATATACTCGCGGTGAAGAAATATTTAATATGGTAACGCATATTGTAGGGGCTGCTTTTGGTGTTGCAGCACTTGTATTATGTATTATATTCTCATGTTTACATCATAATGGTTATGGTTTAGCTTCTGGTATTGTATATGGTGTTTCTATGATTGTTCTTTATACAATGAGTTCAATTTATCATGGCTTATCTCCCAAACTTAAGGCAAAGAAGGTATTCCAGATTATGGACCACTGTAGTATTTTTGTCTTAATTGCTGGTACATATACACCAGTACTATTATGTTCTGTTAGACTGGCTGATCCATTCTGGGCATGGATTCTATTTGGTATTGTATGGGCTGTCACAATTCTAGGTATTGCATTAAATGCTTATGACATTAATAAATTCGCAAAATTTTCTATGGCCTGTTATCTTATTCTAGGCTGGTGTATCGTCTTTAAGTTTAACTTGTTACCTGAAACTGTAGGCATGAATGGTATATACCTATTAGTCGCTGGTGGTGTCGCTTATACAATTGGTACAATCTTCTATGGATTACAGGAAAAAATACATTATATGCATTGTATCTGGCACTTATGGATCTTACTAGGTAGTGTCCTTCACTTTTTATGCATTATCTTATACTGTATGTAA
- the lspA gene encoding signal peptidase II: MKKINFKYGFLYLITFIIVLGGDLVTKLVVNESMQLGQSYQVIKNFFYFTYIHNTGAAWGMLSGRFFLFYAISIIAGIMLIYYFIKSDKSQILLRFGIVLIFSGMLGNLYDRVVFHYVRDFLDFFVFGYDFPIFNIADMGVVIGVLLIILDLGIGEYKQWKYNQLHQN; encoded by the coding sequence ATGAAAAAAATAAATTTTAAATACGGTTTTTTATACTTGATCACATTTATTATTGTATTAGGTGGCGATCTAGTAACTAAACTTGTAGTCAATGAATCAATGCAGTTAGGCCAGAGTTATCAGGTCATTAAAAACTTTTTCTATTTCACTTATATTCATAATACGGGTGCAGCATGGGGAATGCTTTCAGGTCGTTTCTTTCTTTTCTATGCAATTTCTATTATTGCTGGTATTATGCTTATTTATTATTTTATCAAGAGTGATAAATCCCAGATCCTATTAAGATTTGGAATTGTACTTATATTTAGTGGTATGCTAGGAAATCTATATGATCGTGTTGTTTTTCATTATGTAAGAGACTTTTTAGATTTCTTTGTATTTGGTTATGATTTTCCTATTTTCAATATTGCCGATATGGGTGTTGTAATAGGTGTTTTATTAATCATCTTAGATTTAGGAATTGGAGAATATAAACAATGGAAATACAATCAATTACACCAGAATTAG
- a CDS encoding RluA family pseudouridine synthase, which translates to MEIQSITPELEEKGLRLDKVILNHMPDRSRTEIQKWIKAGQVIVNDNVEKANYKVEEEDVIQVTLPDPQSTEIRPEDIPLDIIYEDEDVIVVNKPTGMIVHPSAGIYSGTLVNALLYHCHDLSAINGITRPGIVHRIDKETSGLLMVAKNDNAHRSLSKQLEEHSVVRRYVALVHGVINHNVGRIEAPIGRDSKDRKKMAVTSKNAKDAITNFKVLERYDDMTLIECRLETGRTHQIRVHMQYIGHPVYGDPQYGFRNDDNTNGQYLHARVLGFVHPRTNEHMYFEAPLPDFFEEKIKELGGEYNG; encoded by the coding sequence ATGGAAATACAATCAATTACACCAGAATTAGAAGAAAAAGGCTTACGTTTAGATAAAGTCATCTTAAATCACATGCCTGATCGTTCACGTACTGAGATTCAGAAATGGATTAAAGCAGGACAGGTTATTGTTAATGATAATGTTGAAAAAGCAAACTATAAGGTAGAAGAAGAGGATGTGATTCAGGTCACTTTACCTGATCCTCAGAGTACAGAAATCAGACCTGAAGATATTCCTTTAGATATTATTTATGAAGATGAAGATGTAATTGTCGTCAATAAGCCAACAGGCATGATTGTTCATCCATCTGCAGGTATCTATTCAGGAACACTTGTCAATGCGTTACTCTATCATTGTCATGATTTATCAGCTATTAATGGCATTACAAGACCAGGTATTGTTCATCGTATCGATAAAGAAACAAGTGGACTACTCATGGTCGCAAAAAATGACAATGCCCATCGTTCATTATCTAAACAGCTAGAAGAACATTCAGTTGTACGTCGTTATGTGGCACTTGTACATGGTGTTATTAATCATAATGTGGGTCGTATTGAAGCACCTATTGGACGTGACAGCAAGGATCGTAAGAAGATGGCTGTTACAAGCAAGAATGCAAAAGATGCGATTACAAACTTTAAAGTATTAGAACGTTATGATGATATGACACTTATTGAATGTCGTCTTGAAACAGGTAGAACACATCAGATTCGTGTTCATATGCAATATATTGGTCATCCAGTTTATGGTGATCCTCAATATGGTTTTAGAAATGATGACAATACTAATGGTCAGTATCTTCATGCCAGAGTATTAGGTTTTGTTCATCCTAGAACCAATGAACATATGTATTTTGAAGCACCTCTACCAGATTTCTTTGAAGAAAAGATCAAGGAATTAGGAGGAGAATATAATGGATAA
- a CDS encoding deoxycytidylate deaminase, translating to MDKQIITWDQYFMGVAKLSAYRSKDPNTQVGACIVNNDNRIVGVGYNGLPRGCEDDKFPWSVREGALYDTKYPYVVHAELNAILNSTQKLQDCRIYVSLFPCHECTKAIIQSGIKEIVYEDEKYKGSESDRAAKRMLDIAGVSYRKVPAFEIEIKKENH from the coding sequence ATGGATAAACAGATTATTACATGGGATCAATATTTCATGGGCGTTGCAAAACTTTCTGCTTATCGTTCAAAAGATCCTAATACGCAGGTAGGTGCCTGCATCGTTAACAATGACAACCGTATTGTAGGTGTAGGATATAATGGTCTTCCTCGCGGATGTGAAGACGATAAATTCCCTTGGTCAGTAAGAGAAGGGGCTTTATATGATACAAAGTATCCTTATGTAGTTCATGCGGAACTCAATGCGATTCTTAATTCTACTCAGAAATTGCAGGATTGTCGCATTTATGTTTCTTTATTCCCATGTCATGAATGTACAAAAGCAATCATTCAAAGTGGAATCAAAGAAATTGTCTATGAAGATGAAAAATATAAAGGATCAGAAAGCGATAGAGCGGCTAAACGTATGTTAGATATTGCCGGCGTCTCTTATCGTAAAGTTCCAGCATTTGAAATAGAAATAAAAAAAGAGAATCACTAA